The Rhizobium sp. BT03 genome has a window encoding:
- a CDS encoding phosphoserine transaminase yields the protein MAKTAKPDIRPNNTHFSSGPCSKRPGWSLEALSDAALGRSHRAKVGKTKLKQAIDLTREILDVPADYRIGIVPASDTGAVEMALWSLLGERGVDMLAWESFGAGWVTDVVKQLKLKDVRKLEAGYGELPDLSAVDFDRDVVFTWNGTTSGVRVPNADFIPADRKGLTICDATSAAFAQELDFAKLDVVTFSWQKVLGGEGAHGVIILSPRAVERLTTYTPAWPLPKIFRMTSGGKLTEGIFQGETINTPSMLCVEDYIDALVWAKGLGGLKALIARADANAKVIHDFVAANDWIANLAVKAETASNTSVCLKIVDKDITALDDDGQAAFAKGLVGLLEKEGVAYDVGHYRDAPSGLRIWAGATIEASDMQKLMPWLSWAFETQKAQLAQAAA from the coding sequence ATGGCAAAGACCGCAAAGCCGGACATCCGTCCGAATAATACTCATTTTTCTTCTGGCCCCTGCTCGAAGCGCCCCGGTTGGTCGCTCGAGGCTCTTTCTGACGCGGCCCTTGGCCGTTCGCACCGTGCGAAGGTCGGCAAGACCAAGCTGAAGCAGGCCATCGACCTTACCCGTGAAATTCTTGACGTGCCGGCGGATTACCGCATCGGCATCGTTCCGGCGTCCGATACCGGCGCCGTCGAAATGGCGCTCTGGTCGCTGCTCGGCGAACGCGGCGTCGACATGCTCGCCTGGGAAAGCTTCGGCGCCGGCTGGGTCACCGATGTCGTCAAGCAGCTGAAGCTCAAGGACGTCCGCAAGCTCGAAGCCGGTTACGGCGAGCTTCCCGATCTCTCCGCCGTCGATTTCGACCGCGATGTGGTCTTCACCTGGAACGGCACCACGTCAGGCGTGCGCGTGCCGAACGCCGATTTCATTCCGGCCGACCGCAAGGGCCTGACGATCTGCGATGCCACTTCGGCGGCTTTCGCCCAGGAACTCGATTTCGCCAAGCTCGATGTCGTCACTTTCTCCTGGCAGAAGGTTCTGGGCGGCGAGGGCGCCCACGGCGTCATCATTCTTTCGCCGCGCGCCGTTGAGCGCCTCACCACCTATACGCCGGCCTGGCCGCTGCCGAAGATCTTCCGCATGACCTCGGGCGGCAAGCTGACGGAAGGCATCTTCCAGGGCGAGACGATCAACACGCCGTCGATGCTCTGCGTCGAGGACTACATCGATGCGCTTGTCTGGGCCAAGGGCCTCGGCGGTCTCAAGGCGCTGATCGCGCGCGCCGATGCCAATGCCAAGGTCATCCACGATTTCGTCGCCGCCAACGACTGGATCGCCAATCTCGCCGTCAAGGCGGAAACGGCCTCCAACACCTCCGTCTGCCTGAAGATCGTCGACAAAGACATCACGGCGCTCGACGACGACGGCCAGGCGGCTTTCGCCAAGGGCCTGGTCGGCCTCCTGGAAAAGGAAGGCGTCGCCTATGACGTCGGACACTATCGCGACGCGCCGTCCGGCTTGCGTATCTGGGCCGGCGCCACGATCGAGGCATCCGACATGCAGAAGCTGATGCCCTGGCTTTCCTGGGCCTTCGAAACACAGAAGGCGCAACTCGCTCAGGCAGCCGCTTGA